A stretch of the Candidatus Saccharimonadales bacterium genome encodes the following:
- the recF gene encoding DNA replication and repair protein RecF (All proteins in this family for which functions are known are DNA-binding proteins that assist the filamentation of RecA onto DNA for the initiation of recombination or recombinational repair.): protein MISDIRLQHFRSYDDETFEFTPAVNIIVGSNGSGKTNLLEAILVTARGSSYRAKDAELIQYDQPWARIDAHVDGDIRTVKIVQDAAATKTTKTYEIEGRIFRRLMPAKTLPAVIFEPNHLYMLTGSPELRRSYLDDLLEQIDPDYARLRRDYRRVLTQRNTLLKRLGMDASTQIFPWNIRLSELGGNIMQARLQLLETLNQAASELYSSLAQHDTTVELRYETKLPSDGYGSALLRSLETNFALDVARGFTGAGPHREDVTVLIRGRTTQTSASRGETRTAVLMLKVMELRLIEQSRAVRPLLLLDDVFSELDGARRQALTNYLQDYQTFITTTDADVVIHHFMDKCTIIPLQPHD, encoded by the coding sequence ATGATATCCGATATTCGCCTGCAGCATTTCCGGTCGTACGACGACGAAACATTTGAATTCACGCCGGCTGTCAATATTATCGTCGGCTCAAACGGTAGTGGTAAAACCAATTTACTAGAGGCAATACTCGTAACAGCCCGCGGCTCCTCGTACCGCGCCAAAGACGCCGAGCTGATTCAGTATGACCAACCATGGGCCAGGATCGACGCCCATGTTGATGGTGATATTCGCACCGTCAAGATCGTTCAGGACGCCGCAGCTACGAAAACAACCAAAACATATGAGATCGAAGGCCGCATCTTTCGCCGGCTTATGCCCGCCAAAACCTTGCCAGCCGTTATATTTGAACCGAACCATTTGTATATGCTGACGGGCTCGCCGGAACTGCGGCGTAGCTACCTTGATGACCTGCTGGAGCAGATCGATCCAGATTACGCCCGGCTGCGCAGAGATTATCGCCGGGTGCTGACGCAGCGCAATACGCTGCTCAAGCGGCTTGGCATGGATGCGTCCACACAAATATTTCCCTGGAATATTCGGCTCAGCGAACTTGGTGGCAATATAATGCAGGCCCGGCTGCAGCTGCTCGAAACGCTCAACCAAGCTGCCAGCGAACTCTATAGCAGTTTGGCGCAGCACGATACGACGGTTGAGCTGCGCTATGAAACCAAACTCCCGTCGGACGGCTACGGCTCTGCCCTGCTCCGGTCACTGGAAACAAACTTTGCACTGGATGTCGCCCGCGGCTTCACTGGCGCAGGGCCGCACCGCGAAGACGTCACCGTACTGATTCGGGGTCGTACGACGCAGACGTCCGCCTCACGTGGAGAGACGCGTACGGCCGTGCTTATGCTGAAAGTCATGGAACTGCGACTCATTGAGCAGTCACGGGCTGTCCGGCCGCTCCTGCTGCTCGACGACGTCTTCAGCGAGCTCGACGGCGCGCGGAGGCAGGCGCTCACCAATTATCTACAGGATTATCAGACTTTTATCACGACGACTGATGCTGATGTCGTGATCCACCACTTTATGGACAAGTGCACGATTATACCGCTGCAACCTCATGACTAA
- a CDS encoding peptidoglycan DD-metalloendopeptidase family protein, whose translation MYIYQHRKTIQSLSFIGAIILLLLAPVQTFALSDAQKQLYDIGIGYYDIEPAATQTCGAGAGTGSTDLPASIPDIWRNLINSVAATYPTADPRLVATTLWVENRGWPQYKTTGWSDSSAGAQGPWQFIAATWATMGTDGDGDGLKDPNNPKDAVHAAFKHQLGSAKLPIASQGYTGTSPEADFDTVVFQRENTNLLYYAAKYNGRGAPDGVKLNAFPRGENADYVIMTYWLLASNFAKGYLMESAKFVDASKTGTLFGGSPSGVPASASLSACGSGASVDGYAFPVGPQRKSQNGGLASMSTLPCNRASCHHDGSAAFDISRQPGGDAAVGTPIYAITSGKLTNIRNSYKGQAGCQSFQLVGSDGFYYWHGHIQNVSVKENQPVTAGQQIAIEGERRCTGNGSDPHLHIDRGCVINGVKQPGGSDDCRDPGINELMNKLFNGLPE comes from the coding sequence ATGTACATATATCAACACCGTAAAACTATCCAATCACTATCGTTTATTGGAGCGATCATACTGCTGCTATTAGCTCCAGTCCAGACATTCGCACTAAGTGATGCCCAAAAGCAGCTGTATGACATAGGTATCGGATATTACGATATCGAACCTGCCGCTACGCAGACCTGCGGAGCGGGAGCTGGGACTGGGTCAACCGACTTGCCCGCATCCATACCGGATATTTGGCGGAACCTCATAAACAGCGTTGCCGCTACATATCCTACGGCAGATCCACGACTTGTAGCCACGACACTCTGGGTGGAGAACCGGGGTTGGCCACAATACAAGACAACAGGGTGGAGCGATTCATCTGCCGGCGCACAAGGGCCGTGGCAATTTATTGCTGCGACTTGGGCAACCATGGGAACAGATGGCGATGGTGACGGCCTGAAAGATCCAAACAATCCTAAAGACGCGGTCCATGCTGCCTTCAAGCACCAACTAGGGTCAGCGAAACTTCCGATAGCATCACAAGGGTATACGGGCACTAGTCCAGAAGCTGATTTCGACACGGTAGTTTTTCAAAGAGAAAATACAAATTTATTGTATTATGCCGCTAAGTACAACGGCCGCGGTGCGCCTGACGGAGTCAAGCTCAATGCCTTCCCGCGCGGCGAGAACGCTGATTACGTCATTATGACGTACTGGCTGTTAGCTTCTAATTTTGCAAAAGGTTATCTGATGGAATCAGCAAAATTCGTCGACGCCAGCAAGACAGGAACATTATTTGGAGGGTCTCCGAGTGGCGTACCGGCTAGCGCCAGCCTATCGGCTTGCGGATCTGGAGCAAGCGTTGATGGGTATGCGTTTCCAGTAGGTCCGCAGCGAAAAAGCCAAAATGGTGGCTTAGCCAGCATGAGCACGCTACCATGCAATCGAGCATCGTGTCATCACGACGGGAGTGCTGCGTTTGATATTTCGAGACAACCAGGGGGAGATGCTGCAGTGGGTACACCTATCTATGCTATTACATCCGGAAAACTTACAAATATCCGTAATTCATATAAAGGCCAAGCAGGATGTCAGTCGTTTCAGCTCGTCGGCAGTGACGGCTTTTACTACTGGCACGGCCACATCCAGAATGTAAGTGTCAAAGAAAATCAGCCAGTCACGGCAGGTCAGCAAATAGCGATCGAGGGAGAGCGCCGCTGTACAGGTAATGGATCTGACCCTCATCTGCACATAGATAGGGGTTGTGTGATTAACGGTGTCAAGCAACCCGGTGGATCAGATGATTGCCGCGACCCAGGCATAAATGAATTAATGAATAAATTATTTAATGGACTTCCGGAATAG
- a CDS encoding DUF87 domain-containing protein, translating into MAIFKRKNQSAQMDPVAIANEQRAREQQEVSQAFQKGITALRDFIAPSSIEYESGLFHLGTRYARTFYVYGYPRQLFTGWMSSMVNLDEVMDLSMYIYPVESQVVLENLRKKVTQLEAGIQIDSEKGRVRDPQKQAAIMDAEEMRDRLQVGEERFFRFGLYFTVYGGSTDELEFISHKVESLLGQQLVYSKAATSQQEQGLNSTVPQFTDQLQIRRNISTGALSTSFPFTSADLSMDNGILYGINMHNSGLVIFDRFSLENGNSVVFAKSGAGKSFTVKLEALRSLMFGTEIFIIDPENEYERMAEAVGGAYVRLSLGSTTRINPFDLPQVVEIDEADNALRSNLITLHGLLRLMMGGAQAQMMGGNATLMPALSPVEESDLDAALIETYAKAGITNDPLTHGGLPPTIIDLYETLLHMGGSGPQLAQRLRKYTSGTFAGIFSQQSNININNPLVVFNIRDLEDELRPVAMYIVLNYIWNKTKSDQKKRLLIVDEAWQLMKYEDSANFLFSLAKRARKYNLGITTITQDVEDFMGSRMGRAIVANASMQFLLKQSPTAVDVLSDVFKLTTEEKKRLAQFPVGQGLFFAGQNHVHIQVVASPTETGLITTNPQQVQQISSQQDGTAAPLAGTIDLSNRLTPGV; encoded by the coding sequence ATGGCAATATTCAAGCGTAAGAACCAAAGTGCTCAAATGGATCCTGTGGCCATCGCCAACGAACAGCGTGCCCGCGAACAACAAGAAGTTAGCCAGGCTTTTCAGAAGGGTATTACGGCACTGCGCGACTTTATCGCGCCCAGCTCAATTGAGTACGAAAGCGGCTTGTTCCACCTCGGTACACGCTATGCCCGGACCTTCTACGTCTACGGCTATCCGCGCCAGCTCTTTACCGGCTGGATGAGCAGCATGGTCAACTTGGACGAGGTGATGGATTTGTCTATGTACATCTATCCGGTAGAAAGTCAGGTTGTGCTGGAGAATCTGCGCAAAAAGGTGACGCAGCTGGAAGCCGGCATACAAATCGACAGCGAAAAGGGCCGCGTCCGCGATCCGCAAAAGCAAGCCGCCATTATGGACGCCGAGGAAATGCGCGATCGGCTGCAGGTCGGCGAAGAGCGTTTTTTCCGCTTTGGGCTGTACTTTACGGTATATGGCGGTTCGACAGACGAACTGGAGTTTATATCCCACAAAGTTGAATCACTACTCGGACAGCAGCTGGTCTACTCCAAAGCGGCGACGTCGCAGCAGGAACAGGGGCTCAACAGCACCGTACCGCAGTTCACCGATCAATTACAGATCCGGCGCAACATCAGTACCGGCGCATTGAGCACCAGCTTTCCGTTCACGTCCGCAGACCTGTCGATGGATAACGGCATATTGTACGGCATTAACATGCACAACTCCGGGCTAGTGATCTTTGATCGATTTTCGCTGGAAAACGGCAACTCAGTCGTATTTGCCAAGTCGGGAGCCGGTAAATCGTTTACCGTTAAGCTTGAAGCCCTGCGCAGCCTGATGTTCGGAACTGAAATATTTATTATCGATCCGGAGAACGAATACGAGCGGATGGCCGAGGCCGTCGGCGGCGCCTATGTCCGCCTCAGTCTTGGCTCAACGACTCGTATCAATCCGTTTGACCTGCCACAAGTTGTCGAAATTGATGAGGCAGACAACGCCCTGCGATCAAACCTTATTACACTGCACGGCTTGCTGCGGCTGATGATGGGCGGCGCCCAGGCGCAAATGATGGGCGGTAATGCGACACTCATGCCAGCGCTCAGCCCAGTTGAAGAGTCCGACTTAGATGCCGCTCTGATCGAAACCTACGCCAAGGCAGGCATTACTAACGATCCGCTGACACACGGCGGCTTGCCGCCAACCATTATCGATCTATACGAGACGCTACTGCACATGGGTGGCAGCGGCCCCCAGCTGGCGCAGCGCCTGCGCAAATACACCAGCGGCACCTTCGCCGGCATCTTTTCCCAGCAATCGAATATCAATATTAACAATCCATTAGTTGTGTTCAATATCCGCGATCTGGAAGACGAGCTGCGGCCAGTCGCCATGTACATCGTCCTGAACTACATTTGGAACAAGACGAAATCTGACCAGAAAAAGCGCCTGCTGATTGTCGACGAGGCCTGGCAACTGATGAAATATGAAGATTCTGCCAACTTCCTATTCAGCCTCGCCAAGCGTGCCCGCAAATACAACCTCGGTATCACCACCATTACCCAGGATGTTGAAGATTTTATGGGCAGCCGGATGGGCCGGGCGATCGTCGCCAACGCTTCGATGCAGTTCCTGCTGAAGCAATCACCGACGGCTGTCGATGTACTGTCGGATGTGTTCAAACTGACGACCGAAGAAAAGAAGCGTTTGGCGCAGTTCCCGGTAGGCCAGGGGCTGTTCTTTGCCGGACAAAACCATGTCCACATACAGGTAGTTGCCAGCCCGACAGAAACTGGACTAATAACCACCAACCCGCAGCAGGTACAACAAATATCTTCACAACAGGATGGCACAGCAGCGCCGCTAGCAGGCACGATTGACCTTTCCAATCGGCTGACCCCCGGTGTATGA